In the Chryseobacterium sp. MYb264 genome, one interval contains:
- a CDS encoding GNAT family N-acetyltransferase, whose protein sequence is METTKVVLGNVRGEVQLFSDDKKAGKMDISVIKDKLTVYHTEVDEEYAGKGFAKILLNQLVSYARENDLKIVPLCPYVHAQFKRNPEEYQDVWFKEEA, encoded by the coding sequence ATGGAAACAACAAAAGTAGTTTTAGGAAACGTAAGGGGAGAAGTTCAATTGTTCTCGGACGATAAAAAAGCAGGAAAAATGGATATTTCGGTGATTAAAGATAAATTAACGGTTTATCACACCGAAGTTGACGAAGAATATGCCGGAAAAGGGTTTGCAAAAATATTATTAAACCAACTGGTTTCTTACGCGAGAGAAAACGATTTAAAAATTGTACCGCTTTGTCCTTACGTTCATGCCCAATTCAAACGTAATCCAGAGGAATATCAGGATGTTTGGTTCAAAGAAGAAGCATAA
- a CDS encoding ring-cleaving dioxygenase, giving the protein MENRILGLHHITAIADNAKRNLDFYTQVLGVRLVKKTVNFDDPGTYHFYFGNEEGTPGTILTFFPWEGIGKGTNGSGLATHIGYSVPKGSLEFWKNRLQQFNVHVEEGEIFGEKLISFKDPDGLQLQFIESSTPDDRKVWTTDDIKDENALKGFHNITLTLKKADPTIKVLTDIFGYDLQKQEGERYRFATDAIETANLVDIIENDKIITGRNAAGTNHHVAFRVKDDQVLMEFREKVMSAGLSITPKIDRDYFYSLYFREPGGVLFEIATDNPGFTVDEPLNELGTNLKLPKQHEGLRARIEEALPKLS; this is encoded by the coding sequence ATGGAAAATAGAATATTAGGACTGCACCACATCACTGCGATTGCAGACAATGCAAAAAGAAATTTAGATTTTTATACTCAGGTTTTAGGAGTAAGATTAGTGAAAAAAACGGTAAACTTCGATGATCCGGGAACGTATCACTTTTACTTCGGAAACGAAGAAGGAACTCCGGGAACAATCCTTACTTTCTTTCCTTGGGAAGGCATCGGAAAAGGAACAAACGGTTCTGGTTTGGCAACTCACATCGGATATTCAGTTCCAAAAGGAAGCTTAGAATTCTGGAAAAACAGATTACAGCAATTTAATGTACATGTTGAGGAAGGTGAAATTTTCGGTGAAAAATTAATTTCATTCAAAGATCCAGACGGTTTACAGTTACAGTTCATTGAATCTTCAACACCGGATGACAGAAAAGTGTGGACAACCGATGATATTAAAGATGAAAATGCTTTGAAAGGTTTCCATAATATCACATTAACTTTGAAAAAAGCGGATCCGACGATTAAAGTTTTAACTGATATTTTCGGATATGATCTTCAAAAACAGGAAGGTGAAAGATATAGATTTGCAACCGACGCCATTGAAACAGCTAATCTTGTTGATATTATTGAAAATGATAAAATTATAACAGGAAGAAATGCTGCAGGAACCAATCACCACGTTGCTTTCAGAGTAAAAGATGATCAGGTTTTAATGGAATTCCGTGAAAAAGTAATGTCCGCAGGATTGAGTATCACTCCGAAAATCGACAGAGATTATTTCTACTCATTGTATTTCCGTGAACCGGGTGGTGTTTTATTCGAAATCGCAACCGATAATCCGGGATTCACTGTAGATGAGCCTTTGAATGAATTGGGGACAAACTTAAAACTTCCAAAACAACACGAAGGATTACGTGCAAGAATTGAAGAAGCTTTACCGAAGTTATCATAG
- a CDS encoding methionine ABC transporter ATP-binding protein: MIEIKNISKTFHQKKQSFKALDDVSLNIEKGDIVGIIGFSGAGKSTLIRTVNLLEKPDHGEIIINGKDFTKLNSKQLANERKKIGMIFQHFNLLSSRTVFENIALPLELDHVNKTEISRKVNELLKIVGLEEKANDYPKSLSGGQKQRVAIARALANDPYLLLCDEATSALDPATTQSILQLLRDINQRLGITILLITHEMEVIKTVCNHVAVIDKGKLLAKGTLGEIISNKENPIIKQFLNAGVMTIPQELNKKLQKEPQAGLFPLVEVEINDKVSVEALLSIVYDQYKIPYQLLKADVEYLGESNFGKILLQLKGKEEENQQAIYYFNQNNIQNTVRGYA, encoded by the coding sequence ATGATAGAGATAAAGAATATTTCAAAGACCTTCCATCAGAAAAAACAGTCTTTTAAAGCGCTGGATGATGTGAGCCTGAACATTGAAAAGGGCGACATCGTTGGAATCATTGGATTTTCAGGGGCTGGAAAAAGTACGTTGATACGAACCGTTAATCTTCTTGAAAAACCCGATCATGGCGAAATTATCATCAATGGAAAAGATTTTACGAAATTAAATTCTAAACAATTGGCCAATGAAAGAAAAAAAATCGGGATGATCTTCCAGCATTTTAACCTTCTTTCTTCAAGAACAGTATTTGAAAATATTGCACTTCCTTTAGAGCTTGATCATGTGAATAAAACGGAGATCAGCCGAAAGGTTAACGAACTTTTAAAAATTGTAGGCCTGGAAGAAAAAGCCAATGATTATCCGAAAAGTCTTTCCGGCGGGCAAAAACAGAGGGTTGCCATTGCGAGAGCTTTAGCCAACGATCCTTATCTCTTACTTTGTGATGAAGCCACCAGTGCGCTGGATCCCGCAACCACTCAATCTATTTTGCAGTTGTTGAGAGATATCAATCAAAGGTTGGGCATCACCATTTTATTGATTACCCACGAAATGGAAGTCATTAAAACGGTTTGCAATCACGTTGCCGTAATCGACAAAGGAAAACTTTTAGCCAAAGGAACTTTAGGCGAGATCATCTCCAATAAAGAGAATCCTATCATTAAACAATTTTTAAATGCCGGTGTAATGACTATACCACAAGAACTTAATAAAAAACTACAAAAAGAACCTCAAGCCGGATTATTTCCACTTGTTGAGGTTGAAATAAATGATAAAGTATCTGTTGAAGCATTACTTTCTATCGTTTATGATCAATATAAAATCCCTTACCAGCTGTTGAAGGCTGATGTAGAATATCTCGGTGAATCCAATTTCGGAAAAATACTATTGCAATTAAAAGGTAAAGAAGAGGAAAACCAACAGGCAATTTATTATTTCAATCAAAACAACATTCAAAATACAGTAAGAGGATATGCTTAG
- the metI gene encoding methionine ABC transporter permease MetI, with product MLSDTVISLLSKGIWETVFMTFVSGFFGFVLGLPVGILLFLTRKDQLLENAIYNRVLSVLVNIFRSIPFIILIVWMIPFTRSIVGTSIGMNAALVPLSIGAAPFIARLVENSLLEVPQGLIETARALGATPLQIIRKVLLPEALPSLINNATITLITLVGYSAMGGAVGAGGLGQIGYQYGYIGYDAVIMNLVLGLLVAIVFIIQFAGDRLAKRFDHR from the coding sequence ATGCTTAGTGATACGGTAATTTCGCTTTTATCAAAGGGAATTTGGGAAACAGTTTTTATGACATTCGTGTCCGGATTTTTTGGATTTGTTTTAGGACTTCCTGTGGGAATCCTATTGTTTTTAACCCGAAAAGATCAGTTGCTGGAAAATGCAATTTATAACAGAGTCTTATCTGTTTTGGTTAATATTTTCCGTTCCATTCCTTTTATTATTTTGATTGTCTGGATGATTCCTTTTACAAGAAGCATTGTAGGCACATCGATCGGGATGAATGCCGCATTGGTTCCTTTAAGTATCGGTGCCGCGCCTTTTATCGCTAGATTGGTTGAAAACAGTCTTCTGGAAGTTCCTCAAGGTTTAATTGAGACTGCAAGAGCATTGGGAGCAACTCCACTTCAGATCATCAGAAAGGTTTTGTTGCCGGAAGCCCTTCCTTCACTGATTAATAATGCCACGATCACGTTGATCACTTTAGTCGGATATTCGGCGATGGGTGGTGCTGTCGGAGCTGGCGGACTGGGACAAATTGGTTATCAGTACGGATACATCGGGTATGACGCCGTGATTATGAATCTTGTGTTAGGATTGTTGGTTGCGATTGTATTTATTATACAGTTTGCAGGTGATAGATTGGCTAAGAGGTTTGATCACCGATAG
- the metQ gene encoding methionine ABC transporter substrate-binding lipoprotein MetQ, with translation MKKIKILGFFAAGLLLFTACNSPKKEDPNFIKVGVTTGPEQEIAETAKKVAKEKYNLDVELVAFNDYVVPNEALNNGDIDANAFQHVPYLNEQSQQRGYKLAVVGKTFLYPIVAYSKKIKNISELKNGSTVVIPNDPTNGGRSLLLLQKNGLLKLKDGIGLLPKVTDITENPKQLKIVEIEAPQLPRVLDDKEVVLAIINNNFAAQAGLDAEKQGILTEDKDSPYTNVVVARHDNQNSDKVKNFVKAYESDEVMKKAQEIFKGGAVKGW, from the coding sequence ATGAAAAAAATAAAAATCTTAGGATTCTTTGCCGCTGGTTTATTGCTGTTTACCGCCTGTAATTCGCCTAAAAAAGAAGATCCTAATTTCATCAAAGTGGGGGTTACTACGGGGCCTGAACAGGAAATTGCCGAAACTGCTAAAAAAGTAGCCAAAGAAAAGTATAATCTTGACGTAGAGCTCGTTGCTTTCAATGATTATGTAGTTCCCAACGAAGCATTGAACAACGGAGATATTGACGCCAATGCCTTTCAGCACGTACCTTATCTGAACGAGCAGTCTCAGCAGAGAGGTTATAAACTAGCCGTAGTTGGGAAAACATTCCTGTACCCTATTGTTGCCTATTCTAAAAAAATAAAAAATATCAGTGAACTTAAAAACGGAAGCACGGTGGTTATTCCTAATGATCCGACTAACGGAGGTCGTTCGCTGCTTCTTTTACAGAAAAACGGTTTGTTAAAATTAAAAGACGGCATCGGTCTATTACCCAAAGTAACTGATATTACAGAAAATCCGAAACAACTTAAAATCGTTGAAATCGAAGCTCCGCAATTGCCAAGAGTATTGGATGATAAAGAGGTCGTTTTGGCGATCATTAATAATAATTTTGCCGCTCAGGCTGGATTAGATGCTGAAAAACAGGGAATTCTTACCGAAGACAAAGATTCACCTTATACCAATGTTGTGGTGGCAAGACATGACAATCAAAATTCCGATAAAGTGAAGAATTTTGTAAAAGCTTATGAATCTGATGAAGTAATGAAAAAAGCACAGGAAATCTTCAAAGGTGGGGCGGTTAAAGGCTGGTAG
- a CDS encoding glycoside hydrolase family 3 C-terminal domain-containing protein, with amino-acid sequence MLKRTAIVSLFTLISASYMAQTNTTLPVYLDESKPVEQRVKDALSRMTLEEKVAMLHAQSKFSSPGVPRLGIPEFWTTDGPHGVRPEVMWDEWDQAGWTNDSIIAYPALTALSATWNKKMSWNYGKALGEEARYRKKDIILGPGVNIYRTPLNGRNFEYMGEDPYLTSKMVVPYIKGVQSNGVATSVKHFALNNQEMFRHTSNVNVDDRALYEIYLPPFKAAVTEGDSWTLMGAYDMYKGQYASQNKYLLNDILKGEWKYKGVVVSDWGAVNNTEQAIHNGLDLEFGSWTNGLSAGTKNAYDNYYLAKPYLDLIKSGKVGTQELDDKVTRLLNLAYKTTMNRNKPFGNIASEEHKAVAKEIGEEGIVLLKNQGNVLPIDINKAKKIAVIGENAIKIMTVGGGSSSLKVKYETLPLDGIKARFGKQSDVQYARGYVGDIGGEYNGVKSGQDLKDTRSEAELLNEAVELAKKSDYVIFVGGLNKADFQDSEGNDRKSYGLPYNQDNVIAALAKANKNLAVVLVSGNAVAMPWIKEVPTVLQGWYLGSEAGNSIASILAGDANPSGKLPFTFPVKLEDNSAHKLGEYPGQKDELAAGKGKDQKNPINITYNEGIFVGYRWHDTKKIKPLFSFGHGLSYTTFEFGKAKADKTTMSQDDKITFTVSVKNTGKKAGAEVAQLYITDVKSSVERPSKELKGFEKVFLNPGEEKEVTFTIDKTALSFFDVQKHDWVAEPGDFEAQIGNSSDAIKTKVKFTLK; translated from the coding sequence ATGTTAAAGAGAACTGCCATTGTAAGTTTATTCACCCTTATATCTGCTTCGTATATGGCTCAAACAAATACTACTTTACCCGTTTATTTAGATGAATCAAAACCTGTGGAACAGCGTGTGAAAGACGCACTTTCCAGAATGACGCTGGAAGAAAAGGTGGCCATGCTGCATGCACAGTCGAAATTCAGTTCACCAGGTGTTCCGAGATTGGGAATTCCTGAATTCTGGACAACCGACGGTCCTCACGGGGTAAGACCTGAAGTAATGTGGGATGAATGGGATCAGGCAGGCTGGACAAACGACTCTATTATCGCTTATCCTGCACTAACAGCCCTTTCCGCGACATGGAACAAGAAAATGTCCTGGAATTACGGTAAAGCATTGGGAGAAGAAGCCCGTTACAGAAAAAAAGATATTATTCTGGGACCTGGAGTTAATATTTACAGAACTCCACTGAACGGAAGAAACTTCGAATATATGGGTGAAGACCCTTATTTAACATCGAAAATGGTTGTTCCTTACATCAAAGGGGTGCAGTCGAACGGTGTAGCAACTTCTGTGAAGCATTTCGCACTGAACAATCAGGAAATGTTCCGTCATACAAGTAATGTAAATGTAGACGACAGAGCATTGTATGAAATTTACCTTCCGCCTTTCAAAGCTGCGGTTACAGAAGGAGATTCCTGGACGTTGATGGGTGCTTACGACATGTACAAAGGTCAGTATGCGAGTCAAAACAAATATCTTTTGAATGATATTTTAAAAGGTGAATGGAAATATAAAGGCGTTGTAGTTTCCGACTGGGGAGCTGTAAACAATACAGAACAAGCCATCCACAACGGATTGGATCTTGAATTCGGAAGCTGGACCAACGGACTTTCTGCCGGAACAAAAAATGCTTACGACAACTATTATTTAGCAAAACCTTACTTAGATTTAATTAAATCAGGAAAAGTAGGAACTCAGGAGCTTGACGATAAAGTGACAAGACTTTTGAATCTTGCCTATAAAACAACGATGAACAGAAACAAGCCTTTCGGAAACATCGCTTCTGAAGAGCATAAAGCGGTGGCTAAAGAAATCGGTGAAGAAGGAATCGTATTGTTGAAAAATCAGGGAAATGTACTTCCAATCGATATTAATAAAGCTAAAAAAATCGCTGTCATTGGTGAAAATGCTATTAAAATTATGACTGTTGGTGGAGGTTCTTCTTCATTAAAAGTAAAATACGAAACGCTTCCTTTAGACGGAATTAAAGCGAGATTCGGAAAACAGTCTGATGTACAATATGCAAGAGGTTATGTTGGAGATATCGGCGGAGAATACAACGGGGTAAAATCTGGACAGGATTTGAAAGATACACGTTCTGAAGCTGAATTATTGAATGAAGCAGTAGAATTGGCAAAAAAATCTGATTATGTAATTTTCGTTGGAGGTTTAAACAAAGCAGATTTTCAGGATAGCGAAGGAAACGACAGAAAAAGCTACGGATTGCCTTATAATCAAGATAATGTGATTGCTGCATTAGCAAAAGCGAATAAAAATCTTGCCGTAGTTTTGGTTTCAGGAAATGCTGTTGCAATGCCTTGGATCAAAGAAGTTCCGACTGTTCTTCAAGGTTGGTATTTGGGTTCTGAAGCTGGAAATTCCATCGCTTCAATCCTTGCGGGAGACGCAAATCCATCAGGAAAACTACCATTTACTTTCCCAGTGAAATTGGAAGATAATTCTGCTCATAAATTAGGAGAATATCCTGGGCAAAAAGATGAATTGGCTGCAGGAAAAGGAAAAGATCAGAAAAATCCGATCAATATTACCTATAACGAAGGAATTTTTGTTGGATACAGATGGCACGACACAAAAAAAATTAAGCCATTATTCAGTTTCGGACACGGTTTAAGCTATACTACTTTCGAGTTTGGAAAAGCTAAAGCTGATAAAACGACGATGTCCCAGGACGATAAAATTACGTTCACAGTTTCTGTAAAAAATACAGGTAAAAAAGCTGGAGCAGAAGTGGCTCAGCTATATATTACTGATGTGAAATCTTCTGTGGAAAGACCTTCAAAAGAACTGAAAGGTTTTGAAAAAGTATTTTTAAATCCTGGTGAAGAAAAAGAAGTAACGTTCACAATTGATAAAACAGCGTTAAGTTTCTTCGATGTTCAAAAGCACGACTGGGTGGCTGAACCCGGAGATTTCGAAGCTCAAATCGGAAATTCTTCTGATGCTATTAAAACGAAGGTGAAGTTTACTTTGAAGTAA
- a CDS encoding Fic family protein, translating to MKPPYNITDTILTLITSISEKIGEINANHLYKPTTELRKKNRIKTIQSSLEIEGNTLTEDQITALLENKRIVAPAKDILEVQNAIEVYKDLKRFNPNKIKDLELAHAVLMNDLVAHAGKFRTTNVGIVKGSKVEHLAPGGTMVKGLMNDLFSYLKNDKELILIKSCVFHYEFEFIHPFTDGNGRMGRLWQTLILMQQYPVFEYLPVESLIRENQKDYYNTLSESDKKGHSTPFIEFMLGILLESLKQVLQSQNTNLTTKDRIFLFKEKFGGEKFSRKDYLQHFKNISAPTASRDLKWAVDQHILIKIGDMRLTEYQFQ from the coding sequence TTGAAACCACCTTATAATATTACAGATACGATTTTAACATTAATTACTTCTATTTCAGAAAAGATAGGAGAAATTAATGCAAATCATCTCTACAAACCTACAACAGAATTAAGAAAGAAAAATAGAATTAAAACGATTCAATCTTCTCTTGAAATTGAAGGAAATACCTTGACAGAAGATCAAATTACCGCGTTGTTAGAGAATAAAAGGATTGTTGCTCCTGCCAAAGATATTTTGGAAGTTCAGAATGCCATTGAGGTTTATAAAGACTTAAAACGTTTTAATCCGAATAAAATTAAAGATTTAGAGTTGGCGCATGCTGTTTTAATGAATGACCTGGTTGCTCATGCAGGTAAATTCAGGACAACGAATGTAGGAATTGTTAAAGGCTCAAAAGTAGAACATCTCGCGCCAGGCGGAACTATGGTAAAAGGATTGATGAATGATTTATTTTCATATTTAAAAAATGATAAAGAATTAATTTTAATCAAAAGCTGTGTTTTTCATTATGAATTTGAATTTATTCATCCTTTTACAGATGGAAATGGAAGAATGGGAAGATTATGGCAAACTTTAATCTTAATGCAGCAATATCCTGTTTTTGAATATTTACCGGTTGAAAGTCTCATCAGAGAAAATCAGAAAGATTATTATAATACGCTGTCTGAATCTGATAAAAAAGGTCATTCGACTCCTTTTATTGAATTTATGCTGGGGATACTATTAGAATCGCTGAAACAGGTATTACAATCTCAAAATACTAATTTAACTACAAAAGACCGGATATTTTTATTTAAAGAGAAGTTCGGAGGTGAAAAATTCAGCAGAAAAGATTATTTACAACATTTTAAAAATATCTCCGCTCCAACGGCAAGCCGGGATTTAAAATGGGCCGTTGATCAGCACATTCTGATAAAAATCGGCGACATGAGACTTACGGAATATCAATTTCAATAA
- a CDS encoding DUF2652 domain-containing protein yields MENTNIKDGIILIPDFSGFTEFVFNTKLYTGEYIVRQLLSTLIDMNNEYFEISEIEGDAILFYRYDEKPSYQKISKMLRNMQNAFTRKVEELSTSLSMAIDLSLKFIVHYGKFSQYKIGNFRKLYGKTIVEAHQMLKNGLAENPSYVLFSNSFLESSQNSKNDFNSEKKHHPEVGMIHYFEN; encoded by the coding sequence ATGGAGAATACAAATATTAAAGATGGCATTATTCTTATTCCGGATTTCAGCGGGTTTACGGAATTTGTATTCAATACAAAACTTTATACCGGAGAATATATTGTAAGACAACTACTTTCTACGCTCATTGATATGAATAATGAGTATTTTGAAATTTCAGAAATCGAAGGCGATGCCATTTTATTTTACCGATATGATGAAAAACCATCGTACCAGAAAATTTCAAAGATGTTGAGGAATATGCAGAATGCTTTTACCCGAAAAGTGGAAGAATTGAGTACATCATTAAGCATGGCGATCGATTTATCATTAAAATTTATCGTTCATTATGGGAAATTTTCGCAATACAAAATCGGAAATTTCAGAAAATTATACGGAAAAACTATTGTGGAGGCTCATCAAATGTTGAAGAACGGTTTAGCAGAAAATCCGTCATATGTTTTGTTTAGCAATTCGTTTCTAGAAAGCAGTCAGAACAGCAAAAATGATTTTAATTCAGAAAAAAAACATCATCCCGAAGTTGGAATGATCCATTATTTCGAGAATTAG
- a CDS encoding TolC family protein produces MNSIKNIAYIALISGTAIACKVQKYEQPEVKMPEAFRNDSITEDHNENIAKISYKDFFKDPVLVGLIDKAMAQNNDLQVALKQIEFASLAYNQSKWGNVPTVSATVANASINRPSDNSMNGVMASQFLGSKYTQDYTSSINISWEADIWGKIKGRKEQALADYLKTQEAAKAVKTQLVATVVQGYYNLLMLDTQLEITRSNLTYSDSTLKFLTKQQELGLTTALAVQQQEIVKDQILKSIPAIESSIATQENALSILTGSMPDKIERSASLHNVQSPAQISTGIPSELLSYRPDIKSAELDVRRSVSSVNVARANMYPSFNITAQGGLNAFKASNWFNIPGSLFGTVVGTLAQPILNGKQLKTQYEQSKIVSEQAEISFKQSVLKAVGEVSDALVQIQKLEEQEKIAEGLVKKSNEAVQKADLLFKYNSATCVEVILAQTNKLQTELDLASLKAQRLNAITTLYRSVGGGWQ; encoded by the coding sequence ATGAATTCAATTAAAAATATAGCATATATCGCATTAATTTCAGGAACGGCCATTGCCTGTAAAGTTCAGAAATATGAACAGCCTGAAGTGAAAATGCCCGAAGCCTTCAGAAACGATAGTATAACGGAAGATCACAATGAAAATATCGCTAAAATAAGTTATAAAGATTTCTTCAAAGATCCTGTTCTGGTAGGTTTAATCGATAAGGCAATGGCACAGAATAATGATCTGCAGGTTGCTTTAAAACAAATCGAATTTGCTTCGTTAGCGTATAATCAGAGTAAATGGGGAAATGTACCAACCGTGAGCGCAACGGTGGCCAACGCGAGCATCAATCGACCTTCAGACAACAGTATGAATGGCGTCATGGCCAGTCAGTTTCTGGGAAGTAAGTATACTCAGGATTATACCTCTTCCATTAATATTTCCTGGGAAGCGGATATCTGGGGAAAAATTAAAGGCAGAAAAGAACAGGCTCTGGCAGATTATCTGAAAACTCAGGAAGCGGCAAAAGCAGTGAAAACACAGTTGGTGGCGACCGTTGTTCAGGGATATTATAATCTGCTGATGCTGGATACTCAACTGGAAATTACCAGATCTAATTTAACGTATTCTGACAGCACGCTGAAGTTTTTAACCAAACAGCAGGAATTGGGTTTAACCACAGCTTTAGCGGTTCAGCAGCAGGAAATTGTAAAAGATCAGATCCTAAAATCAATTCCCGCCATTGAAAGCTCGATCGCAACTCAGGAAAATGCGTTGAGTATTTTAACGGGTTCAATGCCTGATAAAATTGAAAGAAGTGCAAGTCTGCATAACGTTCAGTCACCGGCTCAGATTTCAACAGGAATTCCTTCTGAATTATTGAGCTACAGACCCGATATTAAAAGTGCCGAACTGGATGTGAGAAGAAGTGTATCTTCTGTAAATGTAGCGAGAGCCAATATGTATCCGTCTTTTAACATCACAGCCCAAGGCGGTTTGAATGCTTTTAAAGCGAGCAACTGGTTTAATATTCCGGGTTCACTATTCGGTACTGTGGTAGGAACTTTAGCACAACCGATTTTGAACGGAAAACAATTGAAAACGCAGTACGAACAGTCAAAAATTGTGTCGGAACAGGCAGAAATCAGCTTTAAACAATCGGTTTTAAAAGCGGTGGGTGAAGTTTCGGATGCTTTAGTGCAGATTCAAAAATTGGAAGAACAGGAGAAAATTGCGGAAGGTTTAGTGAAAAAATCAAATGAAGCAGTTCAAAAGGCAGATTTGTTATTTAAATACAATTCAGCGACTTGTGTTGAGGTAATTTTGGCCCAGACCAATAAACTGCAAACCGAATTAGACCTGGCTTCTCTGAAAGCTCAACGATTAAATGCCATAACAACCCTTTATCGCTCTGTTGGCGGAGGATGGCAATAA